A genomic segment from Brevundimonas mediterranea encodes:
- a CDS encoding flagellin, which translates to MASINTNYGAAIALQNLNKTSSELERTQNRINTGMKVSSAKDSGAIFSIATSQRAAAASQDAVRSSIQRGQSIVDVALAAGDTITSALEEQKGLAVSIAGSTGAAQTSYLAEYNAIGTEIASALAGATFDGVNLYKANAAAITVQTGASTSYTLKAIAGADTAVATTTAAVAGDAATIVATVDSAITAFTSVLSDFGTKSKSLGRSITFVNKLQDALEAGVGNLVDADLAKESAKLTALQTKQQLGVQALSIANSASQTLLSLFR; encoded by the coding sequence ATGGCGAGCATCAATACGAACTACGGCGCGGCCATCGCGCTGCAGAACCTGAACAAGACCAGCTCGGAGCTGGAGCGGACGCAAAACCGCATCAACACCGGCATGAAGGTCTCTTCGGCCAAGGACAGCGGGGCGATCTTCTCGATCGCCACGTCGCAACGCGCCGCCGCCGCGTCCCAGGACGCGGTCCGCAGCTCGATCCAGCGTGGTCAATCCATCGTTGACGTGGCCCTGGCCGCCGGCGATACGATCACGAGCGCGCTGGAAGAACAGAAGGGCCTGGCGGTCAGCATCGCCGGATCCACCGGCGCCGCCCAGACTTCATATCTGGCGGAATACAACGCCATCGGCACGGAAATCGCCAGCGCGCTGGCGGGCGCCACCTTCGACGGCGTCAATCTGTACAAGGCGAACGCAGCCGCCATCACCGTGCAGACGGGTGCTTCGACCTCCTACACGCTGAAGGCCATCGCGGGGGCGGACACCGCCGTGGCGACCACGACGGCGGCCGTGGCCGGCGACGCGGCCACTATCGTGGCCACGGTCGACTCGGCCATCACCGCCTTCACCAGCGTCCTGTCCGATTTCGGCACCAAGTCGAAGTCGCTGGGACGCAGCATCACCTTCGTCAACAAGCTTCAGGACGCTCTTGAAGCCGGCGTGGGCAACCTGGTGGACGCCGACCTGGCCAAGGAAAGCGCCAAGCTGACCGCCCTGCAAACCAAGCAACAGCTGGGCGTGCAGGCGCTGTCGATCGCCAACTCGGCCAGTCAGACGCTGCTGAGCCTCTTCCGCTAA
- a CDS encoding flagellin, which yields MASINTNYGAAIALQNLNKTSSELERTQNRINTGMKVSSAKDSGAIFSIATAQRATAASQDAVRSGLQRTQSITDVALAAGDTITSALEEMKGLAVSIAGSTGNAQTSYLAEYNALGTEIASAITGATFDGVNSLTTLGADAAITAVNTGSVTAANATTANVDAAITATTTALSTLGTQSKSLGRQITFVNKLQDALEAGVGNLVDADLAKESAKLTALQTKQQLGVQALSIANSASQTLLSLFR from the coding sequence ATGGCGAGCATCAATACGAACTACGGCGCAGCCATCGCGCTGCAGAACCTGAACAAGACCAGCTCGGAGCTGGAGCGGACGCAAAACCGCATCAACACCGGCATGAAGGTCTCTTCGGCCAAGGACAGCGGGGCGATCTTCTCGATCGCCACAGCACAACGCGCCACCGCCGCGTCCCAGGACGCAGTCCGCTCGGGTCTGCAACGCACCCAGTCGATCACCGACGTGGCCCTGGCCGCCGGCGACACCATCACTTCCGCTCTGGAAGAGATGAAAGGCCTTGCGGTCAGCATCGCCGGATCCACCGGTAATGCGCAGACTTCGTACCTGGCCGAATACAACGCCCTGGGAACCGAAATCGCTTCGGCGATCACGGGCGCCACCTTCGACGGCGTCAACAGCCTGACCACTCTGGGCGCCGATGCGGCGATCACGGCCGTGAATACGGGCAGCGTCACCGCCGCCAACGCCACGACCGCAAACGTCGATGCCGCAATCACGGCGACGACGACGGCTCTGTCGACTCTGGGCACCCAGTCCAAGTCGCTGGGCCGCCAGATCACCTTCGTCAACAAGCTTCAGGACGCGCTTGAAGCCGGCGTGGGCAATCTGGTGGACGCCGACCTGGCCAAGGAAAGCGCCAAGCTGACCGCCCTGCAAACCAAGCAACAGCTGGGCGTGCAGGCGCTGTCGATCGCCAACTCGGCCAGCCAGACGCTGCTGAGCCTCTTCCGCTAA
- a CDS encoding flagellin, which produces MASINTNYGAAIALQNLNKTSSELERTQNRINTGMKVSSAKDSGAIFSIATGQRANASAQDAVRSSMQRGQSIVDVALAAGDTITSALEEMKGLAVSIAGSTGAAKTSYEDEFKALGVEIKSALDGASFDGVNLLTTASGATTTVRTGTGATDTKVLGTAAALSANTDLAKFTAATPAVADFTTANVDLVVTAVTGALSTLGTQSKSLGRSISFTNKLQDSIEAGVGNLVDADLAKESAKLTALQTKQQLGVQALSIANSASQTLLSLFR; this is translated from the coding sequence ATGGCGAGCATCAATACGAACTACGGCGCAGCCATCGCGCTGCAAAACCTGAACAAGACCAGCTCGGAGCTGGAGCGGACGCAAAACCGCATCAACACCGGCATGAAGGTCTCTTCGGCCAAGGACAGCGGGGCGATCTTCTCGATCGCCACCGGACAGCGGGCCAACGCCTCCGCTCAGGATGCGGTCCGCAGTTCCATGCAGCGCGGTCAATCGATCGTCGATGTGGCCCTGGCCGCCGGCGACACCATCACTTCCGCCCTGGAAGAGATGAAAGGCCTCGCGGTCAGCATCGCCGGATCCACCGGCGCGGCAAAGACGTCTTACGAGGATGAGTTCAAGGCTCTGGGTGTGGAAATCAAGTCCGCTCTGGACGGCGCGAGCTTCGACGGCGTCAACCTGCTGACCACCGCCTCCGGCGCGACCACCACGGTCCGCACCGGCACGGGCGCGACCGACACCAAGGTTCTGGGTACGGCCGCCGCTCTCAGCGCCAATACCGATCTGGCCAAGTTTACGGCGGCGACGCCGGCTGTCGCCGACTTCACGACCGCCAACGTCGATCTGGTCGTCACGGCTGTCACCGGCGCTCTATCGACCCTGGGCACCCAGTCCAAGTCGCTGGGTCGCAGCATCAGCTTCACCAACAAGCTTCAGGATTCGATTGAAGCCGGCGTGGGCAACCTGGTGGACGCTGACCTGGCCAAGGAAAGCGCCAAGCTGACCGCCCTGCAAACCAAGCAACAGCTGGGCGTGCAGGCGCTGTCGATCGCCAACTCGGCCAGCCAGACGCTGCTGAGCCTCTTCCGCTAA
- a CDS encoding flagellin: MASINTNYGASIALQNLNKTNSELERTQNRINTGMKVSSAKDSGAIFSIATAQRATAASQDAVRSGLQRSQSITDVALAAGDTITTALEEMKGLAVSIQASTAGSSAETSYLAEYNALSLEITSAISGASFDGVNSLTTPLGVAGVTDVSGGSKARADATTAKIDTAISTVTGALSTLGTQSKSLGRQITFVNKYQDALEAGVGNLVDADLAKESAKLTALQTKQQLGVQALSIANSASQTLLSLFR, encoded by the coding sequence ATGGCGAGCATCAATACGAACTACGGCGCGTCTATCGCGCTGCAAAACCTGAACAAGACCAACTCGGAGCTGGAGCGGACGCAAAACCGCATCAACACCGGCATGAAGGTCTCTTCGGCCAAGGACAGCGGCGCGATCTTCTCGATCGCCACGGCTCAACGCGCCACTGCTGCGTCCCAGGATGCGGTCCGCTCGGGTCTGCAACGCTCCCAGTCGATCACCGACGTGGCGCTGGCCGCCGGCGACACGATCACGACCGCGTTGGAAGAGATGAAGGGTCTGGCGGTCAGCATCCAGGCCTCGACGGCCGGTTCCAGCGCCGAGACCTCTTATCTGGCGGAATACAACGCTCTGAGCCTGGAAATCACCTCTGCGATCTCCGGCGCCTCGTTCGACGGCGTCAACAGCCTGACGACGCCTCTGGGCGTCGCCGGCGTGACTGACGTCAGCGGCGGTAGCAAGGCTCGCGCAGACGCCACAACCGCCAAGATCGATACCGCCATCTCCACCGTCACCGGCGCTCTATCGACGCTGGGCACCCAGTCCAAGTCGCTGGGGCGCCAGATCACCTTCGTGAACAAGTATCAGGACGCGCTTGAAGCCGGCGTGGGCAACCTGGTTGACGCTGACCTGGCCAAGGAAAGCGCCAAGCTGACCGCCCTGCAAACCAAGCAACAGCTGGGCGTGCAGGCGCTGTCGATCGCCAACTCGGCCAGTCAGACGCTGCTGAGCCTCTTCCGCTAA